In Candidatus Poribacteria bacterium, a genomic segment contains:
- the recJ gene encoding single-stranded-DNA-specific exonuclease RecJ, protein MKRQQQKIWEPLTPDIEKSSRLAVRLGISQLVAQLLINRGIETEDAAHAYLYPTLDQLHSPFLLHGMEQAVERIRSAMKRGEQIWIFGDYDVDGTTATSLLISTFRHLDFPVKPYIPNRFEEGYGLNKEAIQKLREAGCDLLITVDCGITSIEEVEFANTLGIDVIITDHHQPPPGSLPPAAGVITPKMPESEYPFDGLAGVGLAFKLAHGLMGGGDLDPFLLSQLDLVALGTVVDIAPLVGENRVLTSLGLAEINKRERPGIKALCDVANHGDGKQIVGQTLGFILGPRINAAGRMETAGKVVELLTGESYDEIIPIAKKLDDHNHQRREVENKIREQAIARIEKDDDHKKKKGLVVGHEDWHRGVVGIVASRILERYYRPVFILAIDGDEAHGSGRCIEGMNLADSLNACDDLLVKHGGHQAAAGLTIKTQNIDEFAARFDQYACEHLSEEDLIPRLKLDLEAQSSYLTLQAVEELQLLEPFGEQNSPPRLALRNLRLQRPPTVMGKEKNHLKLFVTAGGQTLEAVGWGMADHFIALKNKNIRLDLAFEPEINEWNNNRGVQLKIADLYIHTVERSTVGRMFPTEEEKSPVKIVDHRVLDNKQDYLRKLLAQEEPTLLYVRDEKALDQLFAMVGSTEKIGRCEAEMSEADKAEVVDKLAREKLLAIASDCTLTPLPHITHIVFCHPTPQHLTFFNRCQPAFKYPDTTYIHLIYQAKDMEWMWKCISWEYPDKQILQKLYKCIQALSPDNGRPVTLEAVIAGAHTDSIPVPAIKNGISILEELRLLKQYPNFSEQEIRLLPPPSKKRQLHESETYLNGEQIKQTSQWFSEFQVRQNVKQIWERVSYECQLSNSSNPSI, encoded by the coding sequence ATGAAAAGACAGCAGCAAAAGATCTGGGAACCTCTGACGCCAGACATCGAAAAAAGTTCCCGGCTGGCAGTGAGGCTTGGGATTTCACAACTAGTGGCGCAGCTTCTCATCAATCGGGGAATTGAAACGGAAGACGCAGCACATGCGTATCTGTATCCAACCCTTGATCAGCTGCACTCCCCATTTCTACTGCACGGGATGGAGCAGGCAGTGGAGCGCATCCGTTCAGCGATGAAGCGTGGGGAACAGATCTGGATCTTTGGAGACTATGACGTAGATGGCACCACAGCGACTTCGTTGCTGATAAGCACCTTCCGCCATCTTGACTTTCCGGTGAAACCTTATATTCCCAATCGTTTCGAGGAAGGTTACGGACTCAACAAGGAAGCCATTCAAAAGTTGAGGGAGGCTGGCTGCGATCTGTTAATTACCGTTGACTGTGGCATTACCTCGATTGAGGAAGTAGAGTTTGCCAACACGCTCGGTATAGATGTCATCATCACAGATCACCATCAGCCACCACCGGGTTCACTACCTCCTGCAGCTGGCGTAATCACGCCTAAAATGCCAGAGAGCGAATATCCTTTTGATGGACTTGCCGGGGTCGGCTTGGCGTTCAAGTTGGCACACGGATTGATGGGCGGTGGTGATCTAGATCCATTTCTACTATCTCAACTGGATCTGGTTGCACTCGGTACGGTTGTAGACATCGCTCCGCTAGTAGGAGAAAATCGAGTCCTTACAAGTCTTGGTTTAGCCGAAATCAACAAACGGGAGCGACCAGGAATCAAAGCACTCTGTGATGTCGCAAACCATGGCGATGGTAAGCAGATTGTTGGACAGACGCTGGGTTTTATCTTAGGACCCCGAATTAATGCTGCAGGACGGATGGAAACAGCGGGTAAGGTGGTCGAGTTACTCACGGGTGAGTCGTACGATGAAATAATACCAATTGCGAAGAAACTCGATGACCACAACCACCAGCGGAGAGAAGTAGAGAACAAAATTCGCGAGCAGGCGATTGCTAGAATTGAAAAGGACGATGACCATAAAAAGAAGAAAGGGTTGGTTGTCGGTCACGAAGATTGGCACCGGGGAGTTGTTGGGATTGTTGCATCACGGATTCTTGAACGGTATTACCGTCCTGTGTTTATACTCGCAATTGATGGGGACGAAGCGCACGGTTCGGGACGCTGCATTGAGGGCATGAATCTCGCTGACAGCTTAAACGCATGTGACGATTTATTAGTCAAACATGGTGGACATCAGGCGGCAGCAGGGTTAACGATCAAAACGCAGAACATTGATGAATTTGCTGCCCGATTTGATCAGTATGCGTGTGAACATCTCTCCGAGGAAGATCTGATCCCTAGGCTAAAATTGGATCTTGAAGCCCAGTCCTCCTATTTGACGCTGCAAGCCGTAGAGGAATTACAGCTGCTTGAGCCGTTTGGCGAGCAGAATTCACCGCCGCGCCTTGCGCTGCGCAATCTGCGGCTTCAAAGACCACCAACGGTAATGGGCAAGGAAAAGAACCATCTTAAACTGTTCGTAACGGCTGGAGGACAAACCCTTGAAGCCGTTGGGTGGGGGATGGCAGATCACTTCATCGCGCTGAAGAATAAGAACATTCGATTAGACTTGGCTTTTGAACCAGAGATTAACGAATGGAATAATAACCGTGGCGTTCAACTGAAGATTGCAGATCTGTACATCCACACGGTTGAACGAAGCACCGTTGGGAGGATGTTTCCAACAGAGGAGGAAAAAAGCCCGGTTAAAATTGTTGACCACAGAGTTTTGGACAACAAACAGGATTACCTGCGTAAGCTCCTCGCACAGGAAGAACCAACATTGCTCTATGTACGGGACGAGAAAGCGTTGGACCAACTCTTCGCGATGGTTGGCTCAACAGAAAAGATTGGGCGGTGCGAAGCCGAGATGTCTGAAGCCGACAAAGCGGAAGTCGTAGATAAATTGGCACGGGAAAAATTACTTGCAATTGCTTCAGATTGCACGTTGACGCCCCTGCCTCACATCACTCACATAGTTTTTTGCCACCCAACCCCTCAACACCTGACTTTCTTTAATCGATGTCAACCGGCATTCAAGTATCCCGATACGACATATATCCACCTTATTTATCAAGCCAAGGATATGGAATGGATGTGGAAATGTATCTCTTGGGAATATCCAGATAAACAGATCCTTCAAAAACTCTATAAATGCATACAAGCACTCAGTCCAGATAACGGACGTCCAGTTACTCTTGAAGCCGTCATAGCGGGTGCTCATACCGATTCAATCCCGGTGCCTGCTATTAAAAACGGCATTTCAATTCTTGAAGAATTGCGACTTTTAAAGCAATATCCAAATTTTTCAGAACAAGAAATTCGGCTCCTACCACCACCATCAAAGAAGCGTCAACTTCATGAATCCGAAACCTATCTTAACGGTGAACAGATAAAACAAACGAGCCAGTGGTTTTCGGAATTTCAAGTGCGGCAGAATGTTAAACAGATTTGGGAGAGAGTGTCGTATGAGTGTCAACTATCTAATTCGTCAAATCCAAGTATATAA
- the rpmB gene encoding 50S ribosomal protein L28 — protein sequence MARVCHVCGKKPMAGNKIARTRGQISKRSKHRQLPNLQRVRIQTESGSQRVRVCVRCLRTGKIIKSISGGAQVAYGN from the coding sequence TTGGCTCGAGTTTGCCATGTTTGTGGAAAAAAACCGATGGCAGGTAATAAAATTGCCCGAACCCGTGGGCAGATCAGTAAGCGTTCAAAACATAGACAACTACCAAACCTACAGCGGGTCCGCATTCAAACAGAAAGTGGGAGTCAGCGCGTCCGTGTATGCGTGCGATGCCTCCGCACCGGGAAAATTATAAAATCGATTTCTGGTGGGGCACAAGTTGCCTATGGCAATTGA
- a CDS encoding PaaI family thioesterase has translation MRVENNNQCFACGKENPFGLQVNPDISPDGTRVKIECTPPGHFQGWANVIHGGILSTLLDEAITYVGIASFDGPAVTAQLEVRFKKPAMAGDKLVVTANLVKLGKRLIEVEAHIDSEDGVRIVEGNGKVIKVAGAF, from the coding sequence ATGCGCGTTGAGAACAACAATCAATGTTTTGCATGTGGTAAGGAAAACCCTTTTGGATTGCAGGTTAATCCAGATATCTCCCCCGATGGAACGCGGGTCAAGATTGAGTGCACACCCCCCGGTCATTTTCAAGGCTGGGCAAATGTAATCCACGGCGGAATCTTGAGTACACTCCTCGATGAAGCGATTACCTATGTGGGTATCGCGAGCTTTGATGGACCTGCGGTAACGGCGCAGCTTGAGGTCCGATTCAAGAAACCTGCAATGGCGGGCGATAAACTGGTTGTTACCGCCAATCTAGTTAAGTTGGGAAAGCGTCTCATCGAAGTTGAAGCACACATCGATTCAGAAGATGGAGTTCGAATCGTCGAGGGAAACGGAAAGGTGATCAAAGTTGCTGGTGCTTTTTGA
- a CDS encoding HEAT repeat domain-containing protein, protein MKKFSTLLIFLILAVSVGCEQEQPITQLEVGKNKLLNAGLAIEAVNHLKRAEIEEAKTEAEKVEPRALLLIAYSYAIFTGDAKTQEAEIPGLEAEYKQAREERIATLSSTEMKKILQLLAERHRTQDATIQILVDKGADAAPVLLEYLGTRRYMVLRPDLIEILYQIGSEAIDHLTAALKNAETSPEMKMTLTQLIGRINDPRAIPALEAVQSGSTPGLRMEINIALYNLGKQEYRTEIINGLNDNDVEVRRAAAQAMLKLDDPPVDEIVNALKDLDPRVRMYAAQTLKQYPTEKAIDRLIEILVADTDESAREAAGKALIVHASQDFGQGIARQLIQALPTVSDPKERIRIVLVLKKDALIKQIKNAPRTYDSNIELDLYLYSANVEQNDMVKEELSMLLNTLGR, encoded by the coding sequence ATGAAAAAGTTTTCAACCCTACTGATATTTCTTATTTTGGCGGTTAGTGTCGGGTGTGAGCAAGAACAACCTATTACACAACTTGAAGTCGGGAAAAATAAGCTGCTCAATGCCGGTTTAGCAATCGAGGCCGTTAACCACCTGAAAAGAGCGGAAATTGAGGAAGCCAAAACCGAGGCGGAAAAAGTGGAACCACGGGCATTGTTATTGATTGCCTACTCATATGCCATCTTTACCGGGGATGCTAAAACTCAAGAAGCTGAAATTCCGGGATTGGAAGCCGAGTATAAACAAGCACGGGAGGAAAGGATTGCAACATTAAGCAGCACTGAAATGAAGAAAATACTGCAACTGCTGGCTGAAAGACATCGTACACAAGACGCAACTATACAGATCTTGGTCGATAAAGGAGCAGATGCTGCTCCTGTATTACTCGAATATCTTGGCACTAGAAGGTATATGGTCCTTAGACCCGACTTGATTGAGATCCTATATCAAATCGGGTCCGAAGCTATAGACCACTTAACCGCTGCACTCAAGAATGCCGAAACCTCCCCAGAGATGAAAATGACACTGACGCAGTTGATTGGGCGGATAAACGATCCGCGCGCTATTCCTGCTCTAGAGGCAGTCCAAAGCGGGAGTACCCCGGGGCTGAGAATGGAAATCAACATCGCGCTTTATAACCTTGGCAAGCAAGAGTATAGAACAGAAATCATCAATGGGTTAAACGATAACGATGTTGAGGTGCGGCGTGCAGCTGCGCAAGCGATGTTAAAACTTGACGATCCGCCGGTAGATGAAATTGTTAACGCGCTCAAGGATCTCGATCCCCGAGTGCGTATGTACGCAGCCCAAACGCTTAAACAATATCCAACTGAAAAAGCTATCGATCGGCTCATTGAAATTCTGGTAGCTGATACAGACGAGTCCGCTAGAGAAGCAGCCGGAAAAGCTTTAATCGTTCATGCTAGTCAAGATTTTGGACAAGGGATTGCACGGCAACTCATTCAAGCGTTACCGACTGTGAGCGATCCAAAAGAGAGGATACGAATTGTCTTAGTCCTCAAAAAAGATGCACTTATAAAGCAGATTAAGAACGCACCAAGAACGTATGATAGTAATATTGAACTTGACCTCTATCTTTATTCTGCAAACGTAGAACAGAACGATATGGTTAAAGAAGAGCTCAGCATGTTGTTGAATACTTTGGGACGTTAA
- a CDS encoding FAD-binding protein encodes MTRQYIVQFDSAELPRIDTDFLVIGTGSAGLNAAMEASQHGDVLLITKEAIKEDNHPDAKGGISAIMSEEITPASHVEATLKAGLGLCNQPAVEVMVEKGIQQVSELIQARTHCDKEEETTLADYFKGQKNVRVIEQAFVVDLMTQGDRCYGVVSLINDALHCIFAKATILASGGLGNIFQCTSNPAIATGDGYAAAWRAGCEMMDMEFIQFHPTTLFLMDASHCLIGTGAREAGGILINSRGERFMARYHEMEELAPCNVVARAIWNEMELTGSPCVYLDITHLSSDFIRGRFSNIYQFCHQFGIDITTDVIPVRSAAHFMMGGVCTNLNAETSVRGLYACGEVACTGVHGASPLAHNPLFECIVFGTRAGRKAVEYARSIQSGSYANLRISSADDFTLSQTASPDAAIEAVQEFVQEMMWQQVGPVRDSKDLEATFDELKALKLNSHWHNIEEFEFQNMHDVAALITEAAVLRTESRGAHYREDFPKQYDVKWKKHIVLQQGKPARIVA; translated from the coding sequence ATGACCCGTCAATATATCGTCCAATTTGATTCAGCCGAATTACCAAGGATTGACACCGATTTCTTAGTGATTGGTACCGGGAGCGCCGGGCTAAACGCAGCGATGGAAGCCAGCCAGCACGGTGATGTCCTACTAATTACTAAGGAAGCGATAAAAGAAGATAATCACCCCGATGCTAAAGGTGGAATTTCTGCCATCATGAGTGAAGAGATTACGCCCGCTTCCCATGTTGAAGCAACTCTCAAAGCGGGTCTTGGCCTCTGCAATCAGCCTGCTGTCGAGGTGATGGTTGAAAAGGGTATTCAACAGGTGTCAGAATTGATTCAGGCACGAACACATTGTGACAAAGAGGAGGAAACGACATTAGCCGATTACTTCAAAGGCCAGAAGAATGTGCGGGTAATCGAACAAGCCTTTGTAGTCGACTTGATGACGCAAGGGGATAGATGCTATGGGGTCGTTAGCCTTATTAACGACGCGCTTCACTGCATTTTTGCCAAAGCTACCATCCTCGCCTCAGGCGGGCTTGGAAACATCTTTCAATGTACGTCGAACCCTGCGATTGCAACAGGCGATGGTTACGCGGCAGCTTGGCGGGCGGGCTGTGAGATGATGGACATGGAGTTTATCCAATTTCATCCGACGACTCTGTTCCTGATGGACGCATCGCACTGTTTGATTGGTACAGGGGCACGTGAGGCTGGGGGTATTTTAATTAATTCGCGCGGGGAACGGTTCATGGCAAGATACCACGAAATGGAGGAACTGGCGCCGTGTAATGTCGTAGCTCGTGCGATTTGGAATGAGATGGAATTAACCGGAAGCCCATGTGTCTATCTAGATATAACCCACCTATCATCTGATTTTATACGAGGTCGCTTTTCCAATATCTATCAGTTTTGCCATCAGTTTGGAATTGATATTACCACCGATGTTATTCCTGTCAGATCCGCCGCACATTTCATGATGGGCGGTGTTTGCACGAATCTAAACGCAGAGACATCCGTCCGTGGGCTATATGCGTGTGGTGAGGTTGCCTGTACCGGCGTTCACGGGGCAAGTCCACTGGCACACAATCCTTTATTTGAATGTATTGTGTTTGGTACGCGCGCCGGGAGGAAAGCTGTGGAATATGCACGCTCGATCCAATCTGGCAGCTATGCGAACCTCCGTATTTCCTCTGCTGATGACTTTACTCTCTCTCAAACAGCATCTCCCGACGCTGCGATTGAAGCGGTACAGGAGTTCGTGCAAGAGATGATGTGGCAGCAGGTGGGGCCTGTTAGAGATAGTAAAGATTTAGAGGCAACATTCGATGAATTGAAAGCGCTAAAACTGAATTCCCATTGGCACAATATCGAGGAATTTGAGTTTCAAAATATGCACGATGTTGCGGCATTGATAACGGAAGCAGCAGTTCTGCGCACTGAGAGTCGCGGCGCACATTATCGAGAGGATTTTCCTAAACAATACGATGTAAAATGGAAAAAGCATATTGTCCTTCAACAGGGCAAACCAGCGAGAATTGTGGCGTGA
- a CDS encoding GNAT family N-acetyltransferase, with protein sequence MSRLCSALGTVVSPATHVDVPGQTDYKGRFIVLSPINPQADAQELYSCTHGSDMKEQIWTYMSYGPFDSVQGMRQWLEVSAKSKDPLFFTVHHRESKRRVGMVGFLNIISDMRRLELGHIWYSLNAQRSNVNTECIYLMLCEAFDRLKYRRVEWKCDSLNKRSRLAALRLGFQFEGIFKQHMIVKGRNRDTAWYSLLDNEWADVKKNMEIWLYHNPNQQLSLTTLNSNRS encoded by the coding sequence ATGTCCCGTTTATGTTCCGCACTCGGAACAGTTGTTAGCCCAGCTACCCATGTTGATGTGCCCGGACAGACGGACTACAAGGGTCGGTTTATTGTACTGTCACCGATCAATCCGCAAGCTGATGCTCAAGAACTCTACAGCTGCACCCACGGCTCGGACATGAAGGAGCAGATATGGACCTACATGAGTTATGGTCCCTTTGACAGTGTACAGGGTATGCGACAGTGGCTTGAAGTTAGTGCAAAATCGAAAGATCCACTCTTTTTCACGGTACATCATCGCGAATCGAAGCGCCGGGTGGGGATGGTGGGTTTTCTAAACATCATCTCCGATATGCGACGACTCGAGTTAGGACACATTTGGTATTCGCTCAATGCTCAAAGATCAAACGTAAATACGGAATGTATATATCTAATGCTCTGTGAGGCATTCGATAGGCTGAAATACCGTCGCGTGGAGTGGAAATGTGATTCCCTGAATAAGCGATCGCGACTCGCCGCCCTCCGTCTCGGTTTTCAGTTTGAAGGTATCTTCAAACAACACATGATCGTGAAAGGTCGAAATCGGGATACTGCATGGTATTCACTATTAGACAACGAGTGGGCTGATGTGAAGAAGAACATGGAAATATGGTTGTATCATAATCCGAACCAGCAGTTGTCCTTAACAACACTCAATAGCAATAGGTCCTGA
- a CDS encoding bifunctional (p)ppGpp synthetase/guanosine-3',5'-bis(diphosphate) 3'-pyrophosphohydrolase — MSVNYLIRQIQVYNPDADCDLLRRSYKFSQTCHHGQMRISGDAYFSHCFETAKTLVELKLDTDTICAGLLHDVLEDTAATRDELVDQFGNTITELVEGVTNISKYKFKGGVQQRQAENYLRLLLATAKDTRVILIKLADRLHNMQTLASLPPHKQERIAKQTFEVYAPLAHRLGIARIKSRLEDLAFKYLHATEYREIADLLAAKLGEREAYTKWMVDVVQQELDLMGIKARVYGRPKHLYSIYQKIHQRGVPFDQIRDLFGLRVLVNSIGDCYAVLGILHNKWNHIPEQFKDFIGLPKANGYRSLHTTILDRGQPVEIQIRTHEMHQIAEYGIAAHWRYKDGMPSEADNERIFAWFREMLAEIQEFKDPFQFIRSMKGELFPDEVFVFTPKGDLHSLPAGSTPIDFAYKIHTDIGQTCSGAEVNGAIVPFKYRLQNGDRVKIQTRPNGHPSRDWLRWVNTARARNKIQSWLNEQNRAQAIDLGKRLLELEMRQRQLNLKDYLKSVELLDIAEKLVSKKKAQLPLVDELFRQIGNGKESATHVANLLNPEPPPIAEKQERTTRPPQSAPSIEMEGIDLDLARIMKCCHPIPGDEIIGYLTRGRGISVHRADCPRIINEPERIFDIEWTAVENVTYPAPITVECDNRPGMLAEITTLIAQYKVNIDTVGSHRFNKETGHDQFTLEVNGIEQLEAIMESIRYLKGVRSISRITSFSSDKRRNL, encoded by the coding sequence ATGAGTGTCAACTATCTAATTCGTCAAATCCAAGTATATAACCCCGATGCAGATTGTGATCTGTTGCGAAGAAGCTATAAATTTAGCCAAACCTGTCATCATGGTCAAATGCGGATATCCGGCGACGCTTATTTCTCGCACTGCTTTGAGACAGCCAAGACGTTAGTTGAGTTGAAACTGGACACGGATACCATCTGCGCCGGGCTGCTACATGACGTACTTGAGGATACAGCGGCCACCCGTGACGAACTTGTGGATCAGTTTGGAAACACAATTACCGAATTGGTTGAAGGCGTGACCAATATCAGTAAATATAAGTTCAAGGGCGGGGTTCAACAAAGGCAGGCGGAAAATTACTTGAGGCTGCTTCTTGCAACAGCCAAAGATACCCGCGTTATCCTGATTAAGTTGGCGGATCGGTTGCACAATATGCAAACACTTGCCTCATTGCCACCACATAAACAGGAGCGTATTGCCAAGCAAACTTTTGAGGTTTATGCGCCGCTCGCCCACCGGTTGGGTATTGCGCGGATTAAGAGCAGGCTTGAGGATTTGGCGTTCAAATATCTGCACGCTACCGAATACAGAGAGATTGCTGATCTGCTGGCGGCGAAGTTAGGTGAACGGGAAGCGTATACGAAGTGGATGGTTGATGTTGTCCAACAGGAGTTGGATCTAATGGGGATCAAGGCGAGGGTCTACGGTCGCCCCAAACATCTGTACAGTATCTATCAGAAGATTCATCAGAGAGGGGTGCCGTTTGATCAGATTCGCGATCTATTCGGACTTCGCGTGCTCGTCAATAGCATCGGAGACTGTTATGCAGTGCTTGGAATTCTACACAACAAATGGAACCATATTCCTGAACAATTCAAGGATTTTATCGGTCTTCCCAAAGCGAACGGCTATCGGTCTTTGCACACAACAATTTTAGACCGCGGGCAGCCTGTAGAAATTCAGATTCGGACCCATGAAATGCACCAGATCGCTGAATATGGGATTGCTGCGCATTGGCGGTATAAGGACGGGATGCCGTCGGAAGCAGATAACGAAAGGATTTTTGCTTGGTTCAGAGAAATGCTTGCAGAGATTCAGGAATTCAAGGATCCGTTCCAATTTATCCGTTCTATGAAAGGTGAGTTGTTCCCAGATGAGGTTTTCGTCTTTACGCCCAAAGGGGATCTCCACAGCTTGCCAGCCGGATCAACACCAATCGACTTCGCATACAAGATACACACTGATATTGGACAGACCTGTTCCGGGGCCGAAGTTAATGGCGCGATCGTTCCTTTTAAATATCGGTTGCAGAACGGGGATCGGGTAAAAATACAGACTCGACCGAATGGACATCCAAGCCGTGACTGGTTGCGATGGGTCAACACTGCGCGGGCACGGAATAAAATCCAGTCTTGGCTCAACGAACAAAACCGTGCACAGGCGATTGATTTGGGCAAGAGACTGCTCGAACTTGAGATGCGACAGCGCCAACTGAACTTGAAAGACTATCTCAAATCGGTAGAATTACTTGACATAGCAGAAAAACTAGTTTCGAAAAAGAAGGCGCAACTACCTCTAGTTGACGAGCTGTTTAGACAGATTGGGAATGGCAAGGAGTCGGCAACACATGTCGCCAACTTATTGAACCCTGAGCCGCCTCCGATCGCTGAGAAACAGGAAAGAACAACGCGCCCACCGCAATCTGCGCCATCAATTGAAATGGAAGGTATTGATTTAGATCTGGCGCGTATTATGAAGTGTTGTCATCCTATTCCGGGAGATGAAATCATCGGGTATCTCACGCGGGGACGTGGCATTTCCGTTCATCGCGCGGACTGCCCCCGGATTATTAATGAGCCAGAACGAATTTTTGATATTGAATGGACAGCAGTTGAGAATGTCACTTATCCAGCACCAATCACCGTTGAGTGTGACAACCGCCCCGGAATGTTAGCAGAGATAACAACATTAATCGCTCAATACAAAGTAAATATAGATACAGTCGGTTCTCACAGGTTCAATAAGGAGACCGGCCATGATCAATTCACTCTAGAGGTTAATGGAATCGAACAGCTAGAAGCTATTATGGAGTCAATTCGCTACTTAAAAGGAGTGCGGAGTATCTCCCGGATTACGTCTTTTTCGTCTGACAAACGCAGGAACCTATAA